In Shewanella psychrotolerans, the genomic stretch AGCGGTTTTACCTGGAACGGGGAACTCATGGTAGTCAAGGGCTTGTTGACGGAAATCGGCCATTTTAATAATCCTGAAAAATGCGACAAATGAATCTTAGAGTGAGGTCTAAACTTGCCTGTCCGCCAACAAAATATTCACAAGTTAACGAACAAGATTGTTAAGCGGCTAAGATACTCGAATCAAGACACTTTTTAAACAAGATATTAGAAAATTTCAGTTTGTTATCGGTCAAATCATTCTAAGGCGTATTTTGCAAACCTATCTGTGAAGGATGATAACTGATTAACTGCCACTTTTTGTAGGAATAATACAACTCTCCACGGACAATTACGGGGCTTTCAAGCAGGTTTAGGTTCAAAATATTGTTAAATTTACCAGATTCTTCTCTAGGTATGCCCACATAAAACTTTTCATCAATAATTAGCCAAATATGCTGACCTTTTCTTTCAAAACCGGTAACGACTCCTCGGATCTCTCTCCAACGATTTAGATCATCACGAGTGATTTGATCGACAGTCATAGGTTGGTATTGTGCAAATTGCCATAAACCGACTCGATTATTACGCGCTTGTCGTTCGACGCCCTCCAAACATTGCCAAAAATAATCATTTTGATAAACCCGAGCTTTGGCATAACCATTACTAAGCATCAATTCCTGCAAATGAATGCCGTCCTCAGTATAGGCATAAGCAAGGGTCTTACCTTTAGGATCTAAGCGTTTACGATCGAAAGCAAGGTTGAGTTTTTGGCCAGGCTGAAGATGTTGTTGGAGAAATTGCCGAGCTTGATTAGCAAACGGCTCGGATAATTCTGGATAGTCGCGATCAATATCTGGAGCATCAATACCAATCAAGCGAACATCTCGATCATCTGCTAATTTAATGGTATCGCCATCAATCACACTTGCAAACTCAACTATTTCATCATATTGAGTGGGTACACAGAGGCTTTGCCCAGCTAAACAAGATAGTGGCAATTGAAACAGCAGTATCATGCAGATATTTTTCATCGCTTATCAAACCCCTCGATAAAGTAAAACCCAACTTATACTGGTTAGTATTATACCTTTTGCATTAATTCAGAGCTCTTCAGGATTTTCTACTCAAGGCGTATCAGATGCGATTAGCTTCAACCATCCTGCGTACGTACAAACCATTAAATTCTCGCTAAATGGTCAAGCACTTAATGTAATTGGTATTATAGTCAGAATTAAGATTAAACAAGTTATAACACATAAAGGGCTTAAATCGCAGGCAACAAAAAAGGCGTCATATAGACACCTTTTTTAAATTCATTACAGAAGTAATATTTACTTCTTACCAAGCATACCGAAGCGCTTGTTGAACTTGTCGATACGTCCGCCAGTATCCATAACTTTCTGGGTACCAGTGTAGAATGGGTGACATGCACCACAAACGTCTAGGTGAAGTGGCTTACCAGCAGTAGAGTTTACTTTGATAACGTTACCACAAGTACAAGTTGCAGTGATTTCTGCATAATCAGGATGAATGCCTGCTTTCATTGGGATTACCTCAAGTTAAAGGCCATGTCGCTCTTCCAACCCGAAGTCGGACACCACATGCAGTTAATAGAATATTCAGGCGCGGAATAGTACAGGATACACACAATAGATACAAGCTTGTCGTATCAAATCACCAATAAAGCGCCTTAATCACAATCCCGCCAGTAAATACCGATCAAAAATAAGGCCTTTATACAGAGAACTGAACTTGTTGATAAAACTATTTAACCAAGATAAAAAGCAATCACTTAGAGAAAATAGCGTTCATCAGTCAATACAACAATACAAGGTTACATTGCATCAAACGTCTGTTTAGCAAATTTGGCGTCTAGGTATCTTTGCTTAACGAGTAAAGAGGGACAGACGAGTACAACATCTGCCCTAAGCTTGTCAATTTTCCTCTTGGAAAACGCTTTGGGATTGGCATCGAAAATCGCGAGCGCGGCACCATAAGTACTCAGTTGCCACGCTTTGGCGTACATCGAAGCGATACGCCATAGCGTCTGTTTTCCGTCGTAATCCAGCTGACAATTGGGTTCGATCAAATTGTTATCCAAAAGCGGTTTTGCGGTAACCACACCTGTAGGATTAACAGCAGTGCTCACAAGGTTATCATTTACTACAGTTGGCTTGGTTAATTTCTTATCTAACGGTGTAGCTAATGGCTTAGTAAGCGTAGCGCCATCAAACAAGCGCATCCTTTTAACCTCTTGCCATTGGTTAATTTGATACTCTTTGACGATCAACATCGCATCGGCATCGGTGACATCTTCAACACCGTCAAGCAACAGCATAAAACTATTAATTGGACTCACCATTAAACGTTCGCTACCACTTTGCTGCTCGACAACAAACTGTAACTTATCTAAATGAGAACGCTCTGTAACGATATTAACCTTCAGCTTAGGATTCGCTCCCAAGGCAAACTGCTGCTGATTAATACTCACATGAGTGACTTTGGCCATACTTGAATAGCTTACGAGTAACAATGTTGTCAGCATGGCATATAGAATTGTTCTCATATCATCGTCTTAAGATAAAAAACAGTCCCTCTATTAAGCACAATTCTCAGTTGTGATTCAACATCTTTATTACGCATCCCCCACCATCAAAACAGCGTCGATTTAGGACAAAAGTGAGCAAACAAACAGATAGTGGTAGCCCTAGCAAAAATGGCTGGTTACACTGCTTGTACCTAAAATTCAGTTACCTGTGTTTATGCCCCTGTTTGTTGAAGTTGCCCTGCCTATCCCTATGCGCCAAACCTTTAGTTATCGGGTGAAAGAAACCAATATCCCAATGGCACTAAAAGGAGTAAGAGTCAAAGTCCCCTTTGGCCGCCAGCAACTGATCGGTTTAGTCACCAGCACTAGCGACGAGTGCAACTTAGCCCCGCAGCAGATTAAATCTGTTATTGAGTTTTTAGACAACGAACCACTGCTTCCTGAATCCCTATATAAATTGACCCAATGGGCAGCGCGTTACTATTTTTGTAGCGTAGGACAGATGTTATCCCAAGCAATTCCTGTTGCCCTGCGCAAAGGCGCCCAAGTCAGTGCCGAAAGCACCCGCTATTGGCAAGTGACTGATGCAGGAAAAAATGCTGATATAGACACATTAAAACGCGCACCTGCCCAGCGCAAAGTAATGCAGCAATTAGTTGAGGGTGAGCTAACTCAAGAAGAGCTCAATGCACTAGAGCTTAGCAAAACGGCGATTAAGGCACTGCAAGATAGAGGCTGGATCCATTACCAAGATAGAGACAACCAACTCGACCTCTCTTGGCGAGAAAACTTATCTTTAGACGAAGAGCCTCATAAGCTAAATCCTGAGCAAGCGATCGCCGTTGCTACACTTAATCAGCAAACGGGTTACCACTGCACCTTATTAGAAGGGATCACAGGTTCGGGTAAAACTGAGGTCTATTTAGCGCTGTTAGAAACCGTACTCAAACAGGGTAAGCAGGCACTTATTTTAGTGCCAGAAATCGGTCTCACCCCGCAAACCATCAGTCGGTTTAAACACAGGTTTAATGTGCAAGTCGCCGTTATTCACTCCGGATTAACTGACAACCAACGCCTTAACGCCTGGCGTCAAGCCCGCGCAGGTGAAGCCGCGATCATTATTGGTACTCGCTCGGCATTATTTACTCCGATGCGCTATCCTGGGCTAATTATCTTAGACGAAGAGCATGACAGCAGCTTCAAGCAGCAAGAAGGTGTCGGCTATCACGCCCGAGACTTAGCAGTCATGCGCGGCCATTTAGAACAGATCCCGGTGTTACTCGGCAGCGCCACCCCATCATTAGAAACATTACAAAACGCACTATCGGGACGCTATCACCATTTAAGCTTAGGTGAACGAGCCGGCGCTGCAGAAAAGGTCCGCCAAGGCATTATCGATATTCGTAATCAACCGTTAAAAAACGGACTATCCCATGCCCTCCTCAATGAAATGCGAATCCATTTAGATGCGGGCAACCAAGTACTGCTGTTTCTTAATCGACGTGGATTCGCCCCAGCCTTACTCTGCCATGAGTGCGGCCATCTGCACGAATGCGACCGTTGTGATGCCTTTTTTACTGTACATCAATCACTTGGTGAGATCCGTTGTCACCATTGTGGCAATCAGTATGCCATACCACGCCAGTGTCATCAGTGTGGAAGCACCATGCTCATGGGGCAAGGTGTTGGCACAGAGCAATTAGCCGAAGCACTGGCGAAAGAGTTCCCCAAATACCCTGTCGTGCGTATCGACCGCGATACCACTAGCCGTAAAGGTGCGCTCGAAGGTCACCTCAATGCGATTCATAAAGGCGAATATAAAATCTTAGTCGGCACTCAAATGCTGGCTAAGGGCCATCATTTTCCCGATGTGACCTTAGTGGGATTACTCGACGTCGACGGCGCATTATTTAGTGCCGATTTTAGAGCGCCAGAGCGCTTTGGTCAGTTGTATACACAAGTCTCTGGACGCGCAGGCCGTGCGAGCAAAGCAGGCACTGTGTTATTACAGACTCATCAATGCGATAATCCGATCTTGCGCGAACTGATGCATAAAGGTTACGGTGAATTTGCTAGAGGTCAGCTAGAGGAGCGAAAACAAGCGCTACTTCCGCCTGCTTGGCATATGTTACTGCTTCGAGCGGAAGCTCATAAAGCAGAAGACGCCGATGAGTTTCTTAATCAAGTGGCTGCCATTTTGCCACAGAATGACCTTTGTGAAGTGATTGGTCCAATGCCCGCACCTATGGACAAGAAAGCAGGTAAATTTCGGCGTCAGCTGATGTTTCAGACACAAGAACGTCGCCAGCTGCAGCAATCTTTTGAAATTGCACTGCCGCTAATCGAAGCGCTCCCTTTAGCTAAGAAGTGCCGCTGGAGCCTAGATCGCGACCCGCAAGACCTGTTGTAATAAAAAATATGTAAAATAGCACATGAATTTCAGCCCAGAGGATAGCAATTAGTCATAACTAACGGCTAAAATACGCGGTTATCCCTGAATCTTTTTATCTTAAGTAACTGTCGATTAAACGCCAATGAAATCACATATTCAATCTTTGCTCGAACAAGCCATCAATACCCTAAAACAGCAGGAGATCATCCCGGCCGATTTTGAAGCGCGTATTCAGGTAGACCGAACCAAAGACAAAACTCACGGTGATTTTGCCACCAACTTAGCCATGATGTTAACCAAAGTGGCACGCAAAAATCCGCGAGAATTAGCTCAGCTAATTATCGACAGCTTGCCACAAGATAGCCAAGTGGCGAAAGTTGAAATCGCTGGCCCTGGCTTCATCAACTTCTTTATTGATGATAATGCCCTAGCCAATCAGTTAATGGCGGCGTTAAATGATGACCACCTAGGTGTTGTTTTGCCGACACCACAAACTGTGGTAGTCGATTATTCTTCACCTAACCTTGCCAAAGAGATGCACGTAGGTCACCTACGCTCAACGATTATCGGTGACAGTGTGGTTCGCGCCCTTGAGTTCCAAGGTCACAAGGTTATCCGTCAAAACCACGTAGGCGATTGGGGCACCCAATTTGGTATGTTGCTGGCTTACATGGAAGAGCTACGAGCCAAAAATGGTGAACAAGCGCAAATGGAGCTATCTGATCTCGAAAGCTTTTACCGCGCAGCCAAAGTGCGTTTCGATGAGTCAGAAGAGTTCGCCATCCGAGCTCGTAAATTGGTGGTAGAACTGCAATCGGGCGATGAGTACTGTAACAAGTTATGGAAAGAGTTTAACGACATTTCATTGAGCCATTGCTATGACGTATACGCCCGTTTAGGTGTTAGCCTAACTCGTGCAGATGTCCGCGGCGAAAGTGCCTACAACGATGACTTAGAACAGGTCGTACTCGATCTCGATGCTCAAGGTTTATTATCTGAAAGTAACGGCGCTAAAGTCGTGTTCCAAGATGAGTTTAAAACCAAAGAGGGTGAGCCACTCCCTGTTATCATCCAAAAAGCGGACGGCGGCTACCTATACGCCACCAGCGATATGGCTGCTATGCGCTATCGTTCAAATGTGCTTCACGCCGATCGCGCGCTTTATTTTGTCGATTTACGTCAAGCACTGCACTTCCAGCAAGTGTTTAATCTGGCGCGTAAGGCTAACTTCGTTAATCCGAATATGAGTTTAGAGCACATGGGCTTTGGTACCATGAACGGTGAAGATGGCCGCCCATTCAAAACTCGCTCTGGTGGCGTGGTTAAATTAGTCGACCTATTAAGCGAAGCTGAAACTCGTGCGCTTGAACTGGTTCGCAGTAAAAATCCAGACATGGATCAAGACGAACTAGAAAAAATCGCTAAAGTGGTGGGAATTAGTTCGGTTAAATATGCCGATCTATCTAAGAATCGTGCCAGTGACTATATCTTTAGCTTCGAGCAGATGCTGAGCTTCGAAGGCAACACCGCTCCATACCTACTTTACGCCTATACGCGGGTTGCGGGTATTTTCAAGCGTGCCGCTGATGTCGATTTAAATGATGCAAGCATCACGCTCGAACATGACAAAGAAAAAGAGTTAGGCACTAAATTAGCCCAGTTTGGCGAAGTGCTAAACCGTATGGTTGCTAAAGGTCAGCCTCACGCATTATGTGGTTACTTATTTGAACTTGCTGGCGCGTTCTCAAGCTTCTATGAAGCTTGCCCTGTTCTCGCTGCAGATTCAGAAACCGAGAAGAAGAGCCGTCTATTGCTGTCACAACTTACTGCTAAAACGCTGAAGCAAGGTTTAGAGCTACTAGGTATCGAAACTTTAGAGCGCATGTAAAGTAAGGCGAAAAGATGAGCAATCGCGATTACGCAAATAGAAAACCTGCGTCCAAAGGACGAGCGAAGGCGAAAGGAGGCAGACGTAAGTCTGCCCAACCTGCGCCAAAACGCTTCCCGATCTTGCTTTTTCTTGTGACTCTAGGCTTGATTGGTGGCTTCGGTTACTTTCTCTGGAGTATCAATGATAGTGCCAGAGATAGCTCACCAGAGGTCGTTATTGAACAAGCGACCAAACCTAAAGTGCAGAAAAAAGATCCTAATGCGTTGCCTCCGAAACCTAAGGAAGAGTGGACTTATCAGCGGGAACTGGAAAATAAGCAGGTTGAGGTGGATATTCCGGAGAATACCGCACCGACTCGCCCCTATCAAATGCAATGTGGCTCATTTAGAAAGCAATCTCAAGCTGAAGAGATGAAAGCCATGATCGCGTTCCAAGGGCTTGAAGCCCAAGTGCGTAAAGTCGAAGGCAGCAGTGGAATTTGGTACAAGGTGGTATTAGGCCCTTACGATCGTAAACGTCTGGCAGAGAAACACCGCCACATATTGCAACGTGGCGGTTTAAATGGCTGCCAAATTTGGTTCTGGGAAGGCAGTTAGCTAATCTTTCAATCATTTAATACTAATCAGTATAAGAAGGTGATCGACTCAGCGTGTTTTTTGGCAACTCATTTAAGGCGAATGGATGATGGAATGCTTGTTCTCTTGTGAGGCCATTCAACACTGCATTTAAAGTGCTAAATCGTCGCTGAGTGATCACATTTTTCTACTAATAGATATAAAACGGGCTTTTAGTCCGTTTTTATTTTGGTATTACCCAGCGCACTCGCGCAAAGATCAACATTAACTCGCTTAAACACACATACCGAACAACTTTTATCCCTTGAAATTTCAAATGCCATCCCCCATATCTACAACATTGTCCACCGATGGGTTTCCTACCTATCGGCTAGAGAAGAGGAAATATCGTGACCACAATCGTTTCAGTACGTCGCAACAATCAAGTTGTCATTGCCGGTGACGGCCAGGTATCACTGGGAAATACAGTGATGAAAGGAAACGCAAAGAAGGTTCGACGCCTTTATCACAACAAAGTATTAGCCGGATTTGCAGGCGGCACCGCCGATGCGTTTACACTATTTGAGCGCTTTGAAGCAAAACTTGAAATGCACCAAGGCCACTTAATGCGCGCCGCGGTTGAAATGGCTAAAGATTGGCGTTCCGATAAAGTGCTACGTAAGCTCGAAGCCCTACTTGCGGTAGCAGACACCGAATGCTCATTGATCATTACGGGTAATGGTGACGTAGTACAACCGGAGAACGACCTTATCGCGATTGGCTCAGGCGGTAACTTTGCTCAGGCCGCAGCGACCGCACTCTTAGAAAACACCGAGCTTAGCGCCAAAGATATTGCCGAAAAATCCTTAACGATTGCTGGTGATATCTGTGTGTTCACCAACCAATTTAAAACGATTGAAGAACTGAATTACTGATCTTGAGCTAAGCTCGAAATCGATAACCTATGCACCATGCATTAAGGGAAAACTATGTCTGAGATGACTCCTAGAGAGATTGTTCATGAACTGGACAGTCATATCATTGGCCAACAAGCAGCAAAACGCTCGGTTGCAATCGCATTACGTAATCGCTGGCGTCGTATGCAACTTAATGAAGATCTGCGCCAAGAAGTCACCCCAAAAAACATCTTGATGATCGGCCCAACCGGTGTAGGTAAAACAGAAATCGCACGCCGTTTAGCTAAACTTGCCAAAGCGCCTTTTATTAAGGTTGAAGCGACTAAGTTCACCGAAGTGGGCTATGTGGGTAAAGAAGTTGAGCAGATCATCCGCGACCTGACCGATGCAGCGATCAAGTTGACTCGTGAAGAGCAGATGGCGAAATGTAAATTTAGAGCAGAAGAAGCCGCAGAAGAGCGTATTCTCGATGCCCTGTTACCTAAGCCTAAAGAGGATTGGGACAGCGACAACAAAGACGATTCAGCGACTCGCCAAGTCTTTCGCAAAAAACTACGTGAAGGTCAACTAAACGATAAAGAGATTGAAATTGATATCGCAGCGCCTCAAGTCGGTATCGAGATTATGTCTCCTCCCGGCATGGAAGAGATGACCAATCAGCTGCAAAGCATGTTCCAAAACATGGGGCCTGGCGCGAGCAAACGCCGCAAGATGTCGATCAAAGAAGCCTATAAACTGCTTATTGAAGAGGAAGCCGCTAAGCTGGTTAACCCAGATGATCTTAAAGAGCAGGCTATCGAGTTAGTAGAACAGCACGGTATCGTGTTCCTCGATGAGATTGATAAAATCTGTAAGCGCGGTGAGTCATCAGGCCCAGATGTTTCGCGTGAAGGCGTGCAACGTGATCTACTGCCATTAGTTGAAGGCTGCACCGTTACTACCAAACACGGTATGGTGAAAACTGACCATATTCTGTTTATCGCTTCTGGTGCATTCCAGATGTCAAAACCGTCTGATCTTATCCCTGAACTTCAGGGACGTTTGCCTATTCGTGTCGAGCTACAAGCACTATCAGCAAACGACTTTAAGCGCATTCTAACTGAGCCACACGCCTCGCTTACCGAGCAATATGTGGCACTAATGGGCACTGAAGGCGTTAAGATCGAGTTTAGTGAATCTGGCATAGAGCGCATTGCAGAAGCCGCTTGGCAAGTAAATGAGCGTACCGAAAACATCGGCGCGCGTCGTCTGCATACTGTAATGGAACGCTTAATGGAAGAGCTCTCTTTCGAAGCGTCTGATAAATCCGGCAGCAGCACTGTTATCGATGCCGAGTACGTCAACGCTCACCTTGATAACTTAGTGCAAGACGAAGACTTAAGCCGCTTTATCTTGTAATGCTAAAGGGCTTAGGTGGACACCGTCTAAGCCCTCTTTTTATCTGCCCCAATAAGCAGTCTCGTTCCTTACCTAACACAACAAGGCAAATCAGATGACAGTTCAAAGCCCCAACGTCACAGGACTTAAGCTCAAACGCAAGTCTCGCCTACTCGAAGTCAGTTTTGATGATGGCAACACATACACGTTAAGCTGTGAACTACTACGAGTCTACTCGCCATCGGCAGAAGTACATGGTCACGGCAATCCAGTATTGGTCACCCATAAGAAAAACGTCAATATCGATGCAATTACCCCTGTAGGAAACTATGCGGTTAAAATTGTTTTCGATGATGGTCACGATACGGGTCTATTTTCTTGGAAAGTGTTGTATGACTTAGCGACCAATCAGGTCGAACTATGGGAAAACTATCTCGCGAGAATTCGTGCAGCGAAAGCAAGTCGCGAACCGATGATCGATATGACCGTGAAATACCATAACTAAATCTAAACGAAGGAATATCTCTGCGTGTCGAAACTCAAAGCCGATGTCACCATCTTACAAGCGGGTATTTTTAGCCAATGGGATGAAGAGAGTGATGCACTGCCTAAGTTTATTAAGGCAACGGTTCATGTCCCAGCTGAAATAGATATTGAATTTGGCTTCGTCACTCAAATCAAAAAAGCCAAAAATCAGAAGCTCAGATACTGTATATATCATCCTGATATACCCGATGATAATGGCGATATTCGCCCTCCATTTGATGGCGAAGTATTTGTCGAGTCGAACGACTGGAAGTTTTATCTCGGTGACACCATCTGGGCGCCAGAACATAACAAAGCCGGCAAGTGGCGCATGACTCTTGAGCTAAGAGGTAAGGTGGTCGCAGAAAAGACCTTTAATGTTCATCTACGGGATGATGAAAGTCAAATATCGGCATTTTGGAAACGACGGGGATTTTAGCTGCGAACATTTTCAATATCAGTTTAACTGAGCGAGTATCAGGACAATCAGTGCTTTTGTTTATCCATCACTGGCAAGCATGAATATAAATGGAAGATCAATTTACGCCTTTAACTTGTCACTTTGTAAGGCGCGATAAGAAGGATATTCGCGATTCTGCTCAGTTAAACCAAATTGCGCTAGGGTAACATCAATTGCTTCAACAGCAGAGATGCCACTACGGTTAGCTGGCCATCTGTAGCCCAATACTGTTATCCATATGACGCTATGACCGATACGATAGCCTAGTCAATGACCTTTGCTCTATCGCTCTTTTCCTACTATAACTCACGCTCAACAGCAAAAATTATCAGTCAATGGCAGCATATTATCTATTAATAAAAAAAGATTGAGCAATATCTGTCAGGTCACTTAACTCACCCACATTCACAATGGCCTCTCACCTGAAGAGAGATGGATATGAACCAAGAAGCCAGCCATAAATACGCTAAGCGTATTGAAGCCGTATGCGATTATATCGCACAGCACCTAGAACAGCCGTTGACGCTTGAACAACTCAGTGAGGTGGCGCACTTCTCCAAATATCACTTCCATCGCCAATTTCAGGTATTTACTGGCATTAACGCAGGTAAATATATCGCAATGATGCGACTAAAACGCGCCTCATATCGACTCGTGTTTCACCCTGAACTCAAGATCACCGACAGCGCGTTAGATGCTGGTTTTGAGAATAGTGAATCATTCTCCCGTGCGTTTAAAAATGCCTTTAACCAAACTCCATCCCAATTTCGATTAACCCCAAAGTGGGAGCAATGGAGTCAGCAATATACTAAGGTCAAATTGATCAGGAGAGATAAAGTGAAAGTAGAGTTAACAGAGAGAGACTCGATAAAAACTGCCGTACTAGAACACCAAGGCAGTCCAACATTGCTAAATCAATCGATTCAGCAATTTATCGATTGGCGTAAACAGAGTAATGAATCATCGGTCGCAACGAGTAAGACCTTGGGTATCCCTTATAACGATCCTAACAGTGTCGCACCGGAGGATTTTCGTTTCGATCTTTGTGGTTCTATTAAGCAGGATGTTGCCGTCAATGACTATGGCATTATCACTAAAACCGTCCCAGCTGGACGCTGCGCGGTTATTCGCCACCACGGACCACACGATCAGATGGATGAT encodes the following:
- a CDS encoding thermonuclease family protein, coding for MKNICMILLFQLPLSCLAGQSLCVPTQYDEIVEFASVIDGDTIKLADDRDVRLIGIDAPDIDRDYPELSEPFANQARQFLQQHLQPGQKLNLAFDRKRLDPKGKTLAYAYTEDGIHLQELMLSNGYAKARVYQNDYFWQCLEGVERQARNNRVGLWQFAQYQPMTVDQITRDDLNRWREIRGVVTGFERKGQHIWLIIDEKFYVGIPREESGKFNNILNLNLLESPVIVRGELYYSYKKWQLISYHPSQIGLQNTP
- the rpmE gene encoding 50S ribosomal protein L31, producing MKAGIHPDYAEITATCTCGNVIKVNSTAGKPLHLDVCGACHPFYTGTQKVMDTGGRIDKFNKRFGMLGKK
- the priA gene encoding primosomal protein N', whose amino-acid sequence is MPLFVEVALPIPMRQTFSYRVKETNIPMALKGVRVKVPFGRQQLIGLVTSTSDECNLAPQQIKSVIEFLDNEPLLPESLYKLTQWAARYYFCSVGQMLSQAIPVALRKGAQVSAESTRYWQVTDAGKNADIDTLKRAPAQRKVMQQLVEGELTQEELNALELSKTAIKALQDRGWIHYQDRDNQLDLSWRENLSLDEEPHKLNPEQAIAVATLNQQTGYHCTLLEGITGSGKTEVYLALLETVLKQGKQALILVPEIGLTPQTISRFKHRFNVQVAVIHSGLTDNQRLNAWRQARAGEAAIIIGTRSALFTPMRYPGLIILDEEHDSSFKQQEGVGYHARDLAVMRGHLEQIPVLLGSATPSLETLQNALSGRYHHLSLGERAGAAEKVRQGIIDIRNQPLKNGLSHALLNEMRIHLDAGNQVLLFLNRRGFAPALLCHECGHLHECDRCDAFFTVHQSLGEIRCHHCGNQYAIPRQCHQCGSTMLMGQGVGTEQLAEALAKEFPKYPVVRIDRDTTSRKGALEGHLNAIHKGEYKILVGTQMLAKGHHFPDVTLVGLLDVDGALFSADFRAPERFGQLYTQVSGRAGRASKAGTVLLQTHQCDNPILRELMHKGYGEFARGQLEERKQALLPPAWHMLLLRAEAHKAEDADEFLNQVAAILPQNDLCEVIGPMPAPMDKKAGKFRRQLMFQTQERRQLQQSFEIALPLIEALPLAKKCRWSLDRDPQDLL
- the argS gene encoding arginine--tRNA ligase gives rise to the protein MKSHIQSLLEQAINTLKQQEIIPADFEARIQVDRTKDKTHGDFATNLAMMLTKVARKNPRELAQLIIDSLPQDSQVAKVEIAGPGFINFFIDDNALANQLMAALNDDHLGVVLPTPQTVVVDYSSPNLAKEMHVGHLRSTIIGDSVVRALEFQGHKVIRQNHVGDWGTQFGMLLAYMEELRAKNGEQAQMELSDLESFYRAAKVRFDESEEFAIRARKLVVELQSGDEYCNKLWKEFNDISLSHCYDVYARLGVSLTRADVRGESAYNDDLEQVVLDLDAQGLLSESNGAKVVFQDEFKTKEGEPLPVIIQKADGGYLYATSDMAAMRYRSNVLHADRALYFVDLRQALHFQQVFNLARKANFVNPNMSLEHMGFGTMNGEDGRPFKTRSGGVVKLVDLLSEAETRALELVRSKNPDMDQDELEKIAKVVGISSVKYADLSKNRASDYIFSFEQMLSFEGNTAPYLLYAYTRVAGIFKRAADVDLNDASITLEHDKEKELGTKLAQFGEVLNRMVAKGQPHALCGYLFELAGAFSSFYEACPVLAADSETEKKSRLLLSQLTAKTLKQGLELLGIETLERM
- a CDS encoding SPOR domain-containing protein codes for the protein MSNRDYANRKPASKGRAKAKGGRRKSAQPAPKRFPILLFLVTLGLIGGFGYFLWSINDSARDSSPEVVIEQATKPKVQKKDPNALPPKPKEEWTYQRELENKQVEVDIPENTAPTRPYQMQCGSFRKQSQAEEMKAMIAFQGLEAQVRKVEGSSGIWYKVVLGPYDRKRLAEKHRHILQRGGLNGCQIWFWEGS
- the hslV gene encoding ATP-dependent protease subunit HslV, whose translation is MTTIVSVRRNNQVVIAGDGQVSLGNTVMKGNAKKVRRLYHNKVLAGFAGGTADAFTLFERFEAKLEMHQGHLMRAAVEMAKDWRSDKVLRKLEALLAVADTECSLIITGNGDVVQPENDLIAIGSGGNFAQAAATALLENTELSAKDIAEKSLTIAGDICVFTNQFKTIEELNY
- the hslU gene encoding HslU--HslV peptidase ATPase subunit, producing MSEMTPREIVHELDSHIIGQQAAKRSVAIALRNRWRRMQLNEDLRQEVTPKNILMIGPTGVGKTEIARRLAKLAKAPFIKVEATKFTEVGYVGKEVEQIIRDLTDAAIKLTREEQMAKCKFRAEEAAEERILDALLPKPKEDWDSDNKDDSATRQVFRKKLREGQLNDKEIEIDIAAPQVGIEIMSPPGMEEMTNQLQSMFQNMGPGASKRRKMSIKEAYKLLIEEEAAKLVNPDDLKEQAIELVEQHGIVFLDEIDKICKRGESSGPDVSREGVQRDLLPLVEGCTVTTKHGMVKTDHILFIASGAFQMSKPSDLIPELQGRLPIRVELQALSANDFKRILTEPHASLTEQYVALMGTEGVKIEFSESGIERIAEAAWQVNERTENIGARRLHTVMERLMEELSFEASDKSGSSTVIDAEYVNAHLDNLVQDEDLSRFIL
- a CDS encoding gamma-butyrobetaine hydroxylase-like domain-containing protein, with translation MTVQSPNVTGLKLKRKSRLLEVSFDDGNTYTLSCELLRVYSPSAEVHGHGNPVLVTHKKNVNIDAITPVGNYAVKIVFDDGHDTGLFSWKVLYDLATNQVELWENYLARIRAAKASREPMIDMTVKYHN
- a CDS encoding DUF3859 domain-containing protein; translated protein: MSKLKADVTILQAGIFSQWDEESDALPKFIKATVHVPAEIDIEFGFVTQIKKAKNQKLRYCIYHPDIPDDNGDIRPPFDGEVFVESNDWKFYLGDTIWAPEHNKAGKWRMTLELRGKVVAEKTFNVHLRDDESQISAFWKRRGF
- a CDS encoding AraC family transcriptional regulator — translated: MNQEASHKYAKRIEAVCDYIAQHLEQPLTLEQLSEVAHFSKYHFHRQFQVFTGINAGKYIAMMRLKRASYRLVFHPELKITDSALDAGFENSESFSRAFKNAFNQTPSQFRLTPKWEQWSQQYTKVKLIRRDKVKVELTERDSIKTAVLEHQGSPTLLNQSIQQFIDWRKQSNESSVATSKTLGIPYNDPNSVAPEDFRFDLCGSIKQDVAVNDYGIITKTVPAGRCAVIRHHGPHDQMDDKIYQFYREWLPQSGEELRDFPLYFEYQNFFPEVAEHELITDIYFSLK